The nucleotide sequence TGCGGGTGGCGCCGGCCCGAGCCCGGCCCGTGCCCTTCTGCCGCCAGGGCTTGCGGTTGGAGCCGCTGACTTCGGCCCGGGTCTTGGTCGAGACGGTGCCGCGGCGCTGGTTGGTCAAATGGGTCACCACCGCCTCGTAGATCAGGTGCTGGTGAATCGGGGCCTCGAAGACCCCGGCCGGGAGCTCCAGCTCCGCCTTGATGTTGCCTTTGTGGTCCAGTACGTTGGTTTTGGCCATGGGATTCTCGCTTAGGCCTTGACGATCACGACGTACGTTCCGTTGGCCCCGGGCACCGCCCCCTCGATCATCAGGAGGTTGTTGGCCCGGTCGGTCTCGAAGATCCGCAGGTTGCGGACCGTTACCTTGTCGGCGCCCATCCGACCGCCCATCCGCAGGCCTTTGACGACCCGGGAGGGGTAGGAAGAGGCGCCGATCGATCCGGGCGCCCGGTGGAACATCGAGCCGTGGGCCCCGCCGCCGCCTTTGAAATGATGCCGCTTAACGACGCCCTGGAAGCCCTTGCCCTTGCTGACGCCCGTGACGTGGACTTTCTGGCCGGCTTCGAACATGTCGCAGAAGACCTGATCGCCTTCCTTGGCCTCGCCCTTGACGGGAAACTCCCGCAGGACGCGAAGGACCGGAGAGCCGGACTTCAGGAAATGGCCCTGCAGAGCCTTGGAGGGCTTGCGGGCCGGCTTGGCCTCGACCAGGCCCATCTGGAGGGCGTCGTAGCCGTCCTTGGCCTTGGTCTTCCTTTGGATCACCGTGCACGGCCCGGCCAGGATCACCGTCAGGGGAACGGCGTTCCCCGCGGCGTCGAAGGCCTGGGTCATGCCCACTTTCTTGCCGATCAATCCGTCGACCATCGCTTACTCTCCGGTGCCGAAGGCCTGGATCTCGACGTCGATCCCGGCCGGGAGGTCCAGCTTCTGGAGCTCCTCGATCGTCTCGTTGTTGTACTCGCTGATGTCGATCAGCCGTTTGTGCACGCGCATCTCGAAATGCTCGCGCGACTTCTTGTCGACGTGCGGCGAGCGCAGGACGCAGAAGCGGTGGATCCGGGTCGGCAGCGGGATGGGGCCCGAGATATGGGCGCCCGTCCGCTTGGCCTTGACCACGATATCCTTGACCGACTGGTCCAGCAGCCGATGGTCGAACGACTTGAGGCGGATTCTGATTTTCTCCATGGCCACTTTCCTTGATGTATTTCAGCGGGGCCACATACTTGGTTCGTGGACCCCTTGGGTTTCGTCCATCCTACTCCAGGATCTCCGTGACCGTGCCGGCGCCGACGGTTCGTCCGCCCTCGCGGATGGCGAACCGCAGCCCCTTCTCCATGGCCACGTCCGAGATCAGGGTGATCTCCAGGTTCACGTTGTCGCCCGGCATGACCATTTCGACGCCGGCGGGCAGCTTGGCGTCGCCCGTCACGTCCGTCGTCCGGAAGAAGAACTGCGGCCGGTAGCCCGTGAAGAACGGCGTGTGCCGCCCGCCCTCTTCCTTGGTCAGCGCGACCACGGTGGCGTTGAACTTGTGGTGCGGCGTGATCGAGCCCGGCTTGGCCAGCACCTGGCCCCGCTCGACATCGGTCTTGCCGATGCCCCGCAGCAGGCACCCGATGTTGTCCCCGGC is from Candidatus Aminicenantes bacterium and encodes:
- the rpsJ gene encoding 30S ribosomal protein S10 — protein: MEKIRIRLKSFDHRLLDQSVKDIVVKAKRTGAHISGPIPLPTRIHRFCVLRSPHVDKKSREHFEMRVHKRLIDISEYNNETIEELQKLDLPAGIDVEIQAFGTGE
- a CDS encoding EF-Tu/IF-2/RF-3 family GTPase — encoded protein: VDRGVVKVGDEIEIVGFAETRKSIVTGVEMFRKLLDQAQAGDNIGCLLRGIGKTDVERGQVLAKPGSITPHHKFNATVVALTKEEGGRHTPFFTGYRPQFFFRTTDVTGDAKLPAGVEMVMPGDNVNLEITLISDVAMEKGLRFAIREGGRTVGAGTVTEILE
- the rplC gene encoding 50S ribosomal protein L3, with product MVDGLIGKKVGMTQAFDAAGNAVPLTVILAGPCTVIQRKTKAKDGYDALQMGLVEAKPARKPSKALQGHFLKSGSPVLRVLREFPVKGEAKEGDQVFCDMFEAGQKVHVTGVSKGKGFQGVVKRHHFKGGGGAHGSMFHRAPGSIGASSYPSRVVKGLRMGGRMGADKVTVRNLRIFETDRANNLLMIEGAVPGANGTYVVIVKA